A stretch of the Thiomicrorhabdus xiamenensis genome encodes the following:
- a CDS encoding glycoside hydrolase family 15 protein — translation MKKNARQTLDRYYQQVSDIILARQNPITGLLPASTAITAHGDYTDAWVRDNVYSILAAWGLGLAYRRVDDTQGRAVLLEQNVVKLMRGLLIAMMKQAHKVEAFKHSQDPLDALHAKYATATGDPVVGDDEWGHLQLDATSLFLLMLAQMTASGLRIVFSMDEVHFIQNLVHYIGRAYRTPDYGIWERGNKINHGIAEVNSSSVGMAKAALEAMDGFNCFGSEGGESSVIHVIPDEIARARITLEAALPSESLSKEVDAATLSITGFPAFAVEDADLVEQTLDEVIGKLSGHYGCKRFLRDGHQAANEDANRLHYEPEEMKQFEHIECEWPLFFTYLLLHYLFTDQPEQAREYREKLEGLLIEQDGQKLLPELYYVPLDKIEAERENPGSQKREANENVPLVWAQSLYILGALIQDGLLDITDIDPLGRHNCIGKNLGKQIQFSLIAENDQVQNKLDEYGLVTQTLQELKPIQVLQASSLADAFEWLGRSKRLALSGRPHRNPRGLTTSCVYEYEGNRFIFQPQFLSRHDFYLTQDNRMLVRRLKMEMGYIYRQWNLPGRPLVAMVVNQSMLSKGGSRALLEFMEECRHGSFDDIPVKLGSLKNFLPTSAKRSLHYLEQAPGDNDEQLSQANPCLVLQAGGDEVPSTLNIDTCNQWNDDALIAQLIHTDNLQDQFALLQILFARHDGDFDSGLTDSEGTPCSLRKLMDEIYLAAGELNNWDITRRAAAWLDKHDINLEGAVTEILVRKIALSVSRQYSKHSTFRQPAGADEIIRIIKEFNPDDQRAQILTQELILNLGLLIRSRPELLSNMTLIRTGQLLQLLAGHIRHAETNYSASDAMDLLMTKAPFEIAQALEYVLEHYADVQEELYQQEQMKFDNSDRDLKLPKFESNMDPELGQADDWHHWRKINGSIGRYPDGFYEGVWDVVNQTAGVIIGDQWNPKRRLEHSLSANMTRGEKLFQDKVDHLLNKTPVPEVRRLYYEALMVLGMIMRANPDLRSNDVMILDVILGHAVRLRWLSQTGNEIIAYDGQREQAWQDFYYCPPHETANAIVNAFRFLHKGK, via the coding sequence ATGAAAAAAAACGCCCGGCAAACATTAGACCGCTACTATCAACAGGTGTCGGACATTATTCTTGCCCGACAAAATCCGATTACCGGCCTTCTGCCGGCCAGTACCGCTATTACCGCCCATGGCGACTATACCGATGCCTGGGTACGTGACAACGTCTACAGCATCCTGGCGGCCTGGGGCCTGGGACTGGCTTACCGCCGGGTTGACGATACCCAGGGACGAGCGGTGTTGCTGGAACAGAATGTCGTCAAGCTGATGCGCGGTCTGTTAATTGCCATGATGAAGCAGGCGCACAAAGTTGAAGCCTTTAAACACTCCCAGGACCCGCTCGATGCCCTGCACGCCAAATACGCCACTGCAACCGGCGACCCGGTCGTCGGCGATGACGAATGGGGACATCTGCAACTGGATGCAACCAGCCTGTTCCTCCTGATGCTGGCGCAAATGACCGCTTCGGGCCTGCGGATTGTCTTCTCGATGGACGAAGTGCATTTTATTCAAAACCTGGTTCACTATATCGGCCGCGCTTACCGTACGCCGGATTACGGCATCTGGGAACGCGGTAATAAAATCAATCACGGTATCGCCGAGGTCAACAGCAGCTCGGTCGGCATGGCCAAGGCGGCGCTGGAGGCGATGGACGGCTTCAACTGTTTCGGCTCCGAAGGCGGCGAAAGCAGCGTCATCCATGTTATCCCCGATGAAATCGCCCGGGCACGGATTACGCTGGAAGCCGCGCTGCCCTCTGAATCGCTGTCCAAAGAAGTGGATGCCGCTACGCTAAGCATCACCGGCTTTCCGGCTTTTGCCGTCGAGGACGCCGATCTTGTCGAGCAAACGTTGGATGAAGTGATCGGCAAATTATCCGGTCATTACGGCTGCAAACGCTTTCTTCGCGACGGCCATCAGGCCGCCAACGAAGACGCCAACCGCCTGCACTACGAACCCGAAGAGATGAAACAGTTCGAGCACATCGAATGCGAATGGCCGCTGTTTTTCACTTATCTTCTGTTGCACTACCTGTTTACCGATCAACCCGAACAAGCCCGCGAGTACCGGGAAAAACTTGAAGGTCTTCTGATTGAACAAGACGGTCAGAAACTGCTTCCGGAACTTTACTATGTACCGCTGGATAAAATCGAAGCCGAACGGGAAAATCCCGGCTCGCAAAAACGCGAAGCGAATGAAAACGTTCCATTGGTCTGGGCACAGAGTTTGTATATTCTGGGCGCACTGATTCAGGACGGTTTGCTGGATATTACCGACATTGATCCGCTTGGACGACATAACTGCATCGGTAAAAACCTCGGCAAACAGATTCAGTTTTCGCTGATCGCCGAAAACGATCAGGTACAGAATAAACTGGATGAGTACGGGCTGGTCACGCAAACTCTGCAAGAACTCAAGCCGATACAGGTTTTACAGGCCAGTTCGCTGGCCGATGCCTTTGAATGGCTCGGGCGTTCGAAGCGTTTGGCGTTGAGCGGCCGCCCGCATCGCAACCCCAGAGGACTGACGACTTCCTGCGTATACGAGTATGAAGGCAACCGCTTTATTTTCCAGCCGCAGTTTCTCAGCCGTCACGATTTCTATCTCACCCAAGACAACCGCATGCTGGTTCGACGTTTGAAAATGGAAATGGGCTATATCTACCGACAGTGGAATTTACCCGGCCGTCCGCTGGTGGCAATGGTGGTCAACCAATCCATGCTGAGTAAAGGCGGTAGCCGGGCGCTGCTGGAATTTATGGAAGAGTGCCGCCACGGTAGCTTTGATGACATACCGGTGAAACTGGGCTCTTTGAAAAACTTCCTGCCGACCTCGGCCAAACGCAGCTTGCACTATCTCGAACAAGCACCGGGCGACAACGACGAACAACTCTCGCAGGCGAACCCTTGTCTGGTTCTTCAGGCAGGCGGGGATGAAGTACCGTCGACACTGAATATCGACACCTGTAATCAGTGGAACGATGACGCGCTGATCGCCCAGCTGATCCACACCGATAATCTGCAGGATCAGTTTGCCCTGCTGCAGATTCTGTTTGCGCGCCATGACGGAGACTTCGACAGCGGTCTGACCGACTCCGAAGGCACCCCCTGCAGCCTGCGTAAACTGATGGATGAAATCTATCTGGCCGCCGGCGAACTGAACAACTGGGACATTACACGTCGCGCCGCAGCGTGGCTGGATAAACACGATATCAACCTGGAAGGCGCGGTCACCGAAATTCTGGTGCGTAAAATCGCCCTGAGCGTTTCGCGTCAATACAGCAAACACTCGACCTTCAGACAACCGGCCGGCGCGGATGAGATCATTCGCATTATCAAAGAGTTCAATCCGGACGATCAGCGGGCGCAGATTCTGACCCAGGAACTGATTCTCAATCTTGGCTTGCTGATCCGCTCGCGACCTGAACTGCTGAGCAATATGACCCTTATTCGTACCGGCCAGCTGCTGCAGCTTCTCGCCGGACATATTCGCCATGCCGAAACCAATTACAGTGCCAGCGACGCCATGGATCTGCTGATGACCAAGGCACCTTTCGAAATCGCGCAGGCGCTGGAATACGTTCTGGAACACTATGCAGACGTTCAGGAAGAGCTTTATCAGCAAGAGCAGATGAAGTTCGATAACAGCGACCGGGATTTGAAACTGCCGAAGTTTGAATCCAATATGGACCCGGAATTGGGTCAGGCGGACGACTGGCATCACTGGCGTAAAATCAACGGCAGTATCGGTCGCTATCCGGACGGTTTCTACGAAGGCGTCTGGGACGTCGTCAATCAAACCGCCGGTGTCATTATCGGCGATCAATGGAACCCAAAACGCCGCCTTGAACATTCGCTCAGCGCCAATATGACTCGCGGCGAAAAGCTTTTCCAGGACAAGGTCGATCACCTGCTCAATAAAACACCGGTACCGGAAGTCCGCCGTCTCTACTACGAGGCCCTTATGGTACTGGGCATGATTATGCGAGCGAATCCGGATTTACGCTCGAACGACGTCATGATTCTCGATGTCATTCTCGGGCACGCCGTCCGCCTTCGCTGGTTATCGCAGACAGGCAACGAAATCATCGCCTATGACGGTCAGCGCGAGCAGGCGTGGCAAGATTTTTACTATTGCCCTCCGCATGAAACGGCTAATGCAATCGTGAACGCCTTCCGCTTCCTGCATAAAGGCAAATAG
- the glnT gene encoding type III glutamate--ammonia ligase, whose translation MNVEMDVKQLKKEWKNSGVKYCLGAYVDIHGIPKGKVVPIDHLEHMVEGSELYTGYALDGLGQSPNDDEIASVPDLDSAIQLPWQPEVMWMAADNTLHGEPYEINTRVALKKVLAEAEEMGFGFNLGIECELFVLKEEEDGSLSVPDPDDRLIKPCYDVRGFMNRFTWLDKMATTINDLGWDLYSFDHEDANGQFEFDFQYSDALTMCDRFIFFRYMAKHYAQEEGLLATFMPKPYADKTGNGAHFNMSLFDKETGENVFKCDPKDDPRGLGLTELGYQFIAGVIKHGPALCAVFSPTVNSYKRLVRQGDMKTFSWAPVFNSFGSNNRTNSIRVPMGGGRFESRNADGSVNPYLAATLVLAAGLQGIREKLDPGHAQEDNLYELSEEERLARGIEFLPQNLLEAVEAFEADPFVEEVLGKELRDEFITYKRREWREYHETISAWEIKRYSHLF comes from the coding sequence ATGAACGTTGAAATGGATGTAAAACAACTTAAAAAAGAATGGAAAAACAGCGGTGTTAAATACTGCCTTGGCGCCTATGTTGATATTCACGGCATTCCGAAAGGGAAAGTTGTGCCGATCGACCATTTGGAACACATGGTCGAAGGTTCCGAGCTTTATACCGGTTATGCGCTGGACGGTTTGGGACAGAGTCCGAACGATGATGAAATCGCTTCGGTACCCGATCTGGACAGTGCGATCCAACTGCCTTGGCAGCCGGAAGTCATGTGGATGGCCGCCGACAACACTCTGCACGGCGAACCTTATGAAATCAATACCCGTGTTGCACTGAAAAAAGTTCTTGCCGAAGCCGAAGAGATGGGGTTCGGGTTTAACCTGGGAATCGAGTGCGAACTGTTCGTTTTGAAAGAAGAGGAAGACGGCAGCCTTTCGGTTCCGGATCCGGACGACAGACTGATCAAGCCGTGCTACGACGTACGCGGTTTCATGAACCGTTTTACCTGGTTGGATAAGATGGCGACCACCATTAACGACCTCGGCTGGGATCTGTACTCCTTCGACCATGAAGACGCCAATGGACAGTTCGAATTCGACTTCCAGTACAGCGACGCTCTGACCATGTGCGACCGTTTTATTTTCTTCCGTTATATGGCCAAACACTATGCACAGGAAGAAGGCCTGCTGGCGACCTTTATGCCGAAACCTTATGCCGACAAAACCGGTAACGGCGCGCACTTCAATATGTCGCTGTTCGATAAAGAGACCGGTGAAAACGTCTTTAAATGCGATCCGAAGGACGATCCTCGCGGACTTGGCCTGACCGAACTGGGTTATCAGTTCATCGCCGGAGTCATCAAGCACGGACCTGCACTGTGCGCCGTCTTCTCGCCGACGGTCAACAGCTATAAGCGTCTGGTTCGTCAAGGGGATATGAAAACCTTCTCATGGGCACCGGTTTTCAACTCTTTCGGCTCCAACAACCGTACCAACTCGATCCGCGTTCCTATGGGCGGCGGACGCTTCGAATCGCGTAATGCCGACGGTTCGGTCAACCCATATCTAGCCGCGACACTGGTATTGGCTGCCGGCCTGCAGGGTATTCGCGAAAAACTCGATCCGGGCCACGCTCAGGAAGACAACCTGTATGAATTGAGCGAAGAAGAACGCCTGGCCAGAGGCATCGAATTCCTACCGCAAAACCTTCTGGAAGCGGTTGAAGCCTTCGAAGCCGACCCGTTTGTCGAAGAGGTTCTCGGCAAAGAGTTGCGTGACGAGTTTATTACCTATAAAAGACGCGAATGGCGTGAATACCACGAAACCATTTCCGCCTGGGAAATCAAACGCTACAGCCATCTTTTCTAA
- a CDS encoding creatininase family protein, whose protein sequence is MQWHQMTWPEIAEYARSESCAALLPIGATEQHGPHLGCGMDSEIADQLAKAAGDLTDIAVLPTLPYGCSIGHSKRWPGTIALQPKTLIDVVKEIGDWVAYSGIKRLFILNSHVSNFAPLRCALEMLRAEHDDLMVALINSATVSERVKARHFEDADDWHANEAETSLMMALAPEIVRPERLQDSDDPDRTENCVFSHPVNRTSLNGVTGKPSLATVEKGEELFTWMQQDLANKIEQGLKEQPPLPHSYHHPLSDSE, encoded by the coding sequence ATGCAGTGGCATCAAATGACCTGGCCGGAAATCGCAGAATACGCCCGAAGCGAAAGCTGTGCGGCTTTACTGCCGATTGGAGCAACCGAACAACATGGCCCGCATCTCGGCTGCGGTATGGATTCGGAAATCGCCGACCAACTGGCAAAAGCGGCAGGAGACCTGACCGATATCGCCGTTCTGCCGACCCTGCCTTACGGTTGTTCCATCGGTCACTCGAAGCGCTGGCCGGGCACCATTGCCCTGCAACCGAAAACGCTGATCGATGTCGTCAAGGAAATCGGCGATTGGGTCGCTTACAGCGGAATCAAGCGACTGTTTATTTTAAACAGCCATGTTTCCAATTTTGCCCCTCTGCGTTGTGCTCTGGAAATGCTGCGTGCCGAACACGACGATTTAATGGTCGCCCTGATTAACTCGGCCACCGTCAGCGAACGCGTCAAGGCACGTCACTTTGAAGATGCCGACGACTGGCACGCCAATGAAGCCGAGACCTCTTTGATGATGGCTTTGGCTCCGGAAATCGTCCGCCCCGAACGCCTTCAGGATTCCGACGATCCGGACAGAACGGAAAACTGCGTTTTCTCGCATCCGGTTAACCGCACCAGTCTCAACGGTGTCACCGGCAAGCCCAGCCTGGCAACCGTCGAAAAAGGCGAAGAGCTCTTTACCTGGATGCAACAGGATCTGGCAAACAAGATTGAACAAGGATTAAAGGAGCAGCCACCGCTGCCTCACAGTTATCACCACCCTCTTAGCGACAGCGAGTGA
- a CDS encoding DMT family transporter produces the protein MQSIAVFTLLGASILWGLTWLPLKFLHEQGFNGIAITFLVYVIMFAVTLPTIWRFRKQIAGNGLALLGILLLGGGAQLAFNTSMIFGDVIRVMVLFYLVPLWGVLGGRLFLSERITPFRWLGMGFSIIGAFFVVGGMNAFYAPPSWIDGLALLSGFLFAMNNIVFRASPKIPIMLKLNVMFLGAAGLSAVVLSQMGDEVIPQVSTGTWGILLAFAIFWMLLANLGTQWAVTQMEAGKSSIILILELVTAVVSASLILGETMSGLEMLGGALILIAALLETLPQKRKMQTHQNGEISAL, from the coding sequence ATGCAATCCATCGCTGTTTTCACTTTACTGGGCGCCTCGATTTTATGGGGGTTGACCTGGCTGCCGTTGAAATTCCTGCACGAACAGGGATTCAACGGCATCGCTATCACCTTCTTAGTGTACGTAATTATGTTTGCCGTCACCCTGCCGACAATCTGGCGCTTCCGAAAGCAGATTGCCGGAAACGGCTTGGCATTATTGGGCATCCTGCTTCTCGGCGGCGGCGCTCAGCTGGCATTTAACACCTCGATGATCTTCGGCGATGTTATCCGGGTTATGGTGCTTTTCTATCTGGTTCCTCTATGGGGCGTACTCGGCGGACGACTCTTTCTGAGCGAACGGATTACCCCATTCCGCTGGCTTGGCATGGGCTTTTCCATTATCGGCGCCTTTTTCGTGGTCGGCGGCATGAACGCCTTCTATGCACCACCGAGCTGGATCGATGGTTTGGCCCTGTTATCCGGTTTCCTGTTCGCTATGAACAACATTGTTTTCCGCGCCTCACCGAAGATTCCGATCATGCTCAAACTGAACGTTATGTTTCTGGGCGCAGCAGGCCTCTCAGCGGTGGTTCTGAGCCAGATGGGTGACGAAGTAATACCTCAGGTGTCAACCGGCACTTGGGGAATATTACTAGCTTTTGCGATTTTCTGGATGTTACTGGCCAATCTTGGGACGCAATGGGCGGTCACTCAAATGGAGGCCGGCAAATCTTCGATCATCCTGATTCTCGAACTGGTTACCGCCGTAGTTTCGGCCAGCCTGATTCTCGGTGAAACCATGAGCGGCCTCGAAATGCTCGGCGGCGCCCTGATATTAATCGCAGCCCTGCTGGAAACACTGCCGCAAAAAAGAAAGATGCAAACGCACCAAAATGGCGAAATTTCTGCTCTGTAA
- a CDS encoding sugar phosphate isomerase/epimerase family protein, whose translation MQLKTFKTLWGNTLQIEDACAEAKTAGFDGIEGRAPELSQSVAWQEALHRHQCDYIAEIVSGGDYVPDRSWSSEQHLDDIRRQIEQSLPFKPLFATCIVGCDAWSEPEAIEFFEQAMRLQEEFGLQLSFETHRSRPTFNPWTTLRIAQALPDLKLTVDISHWCVVCERQMDSEMETLLQLIPQIHHIHARIGYDQGPQVPDPRAPEYQSAVESHLAFWRQIWLHRQKNQADTTTMTPEFGPDGYCHLQPYTQMPVVDLWEINQWMNIRVRQAYSDCLATP comes from the coding sequence ATGCAACTGAAAACCTTTAAAACCCTGTGGGGCAATACCCTGCAGATCGAAGACGCCTGCGCCGAAGCAAAAACCGCTGGTTTCGACGGCATCGAAGGCCGGGCTCCCGAGCTTTCTCAAAGTGTCGCATGGCAAGAGGCTCTGCACAGACACCAGTGCGACTATATCGCCGAGATTGTTTCCGGCGGAGATTATGTGCCGGACCGCAGCTGGTCCAGCGAACAGCACTTGGATGACATCAGACGGCAAATCGAACAATCGCTACCGTTCAAGCCGCTTTTCGCCACTTGTATTGTCGGCTGCGACGCCTGGAGCGAACCCGAAGCTATCGAGTTTTTCGAACAGGCGATGCGCCTACAAGAAGAGTTTGGCCTGCAATTAAGTTTCGAAACCCATCGCAGCCGACCAACCTTTAATCCTTGGACAACGCTGCGTATTGCCCAGGCTTTACCGGATCTCAAACTGACTGTCGACATCAGTCACTGGTGCGTGGTGTGCGAAAGACAGATGGATTCGGAAATGGAAACCCTGCTACAACTGATTCCGCAGATCCACCACATCCACGCCCGAATCGGTTACGACCAGGGACCGCAAGTTCCCGATCCGCGCGCTCCTGAATATCAAAGTGCCGTCGAATCCCATCTCGCTTTCTGGCGTCAGATCTGGCTACACCGACAAAAAAACCAGGCCGATACCACCACTATGACGCCGGAGTTTGGTCCGGATGGCTACTGCCATTTACAACCCTACACACAAATGCCGGTGGTTGATCTGTGGGAAATCAATCAATGGATGAACATCCGGGTCAGACAAGCCTATTCGGACTGTCTCGCGACGCCGTAA
- a CDS encoding N-acyl homoserine lactonase family protein — protein MTQVKKFWSILTGEHTYEKTLSTRGRGQGEIIKAPILAYLIETDNGRILFDVGCDYQKIKQPDLRAKYYEHDGFPFGPPDMTEEQRLPNKLQILGLQPEDIDMVFCSHLHFDHAGGLCEFCGAEVHVHQREMKAAKEPADDAYFASDFELPVNWKIQTGEYELVPGVNAIETPGHTAGHMSMMIEMPKGPPIILAGDAADLTENIRDEVAPGLCWQDNEALAIDSIRKLKSLSEKEKADLWPNHDWQFYLKTNRFPNYFE, from the coding sequence ATGACCCAAGTAAAAAAATTCTGGTCGATTCTCACCGGTGAACACACCTACGAGAAAACCCTTTCAACACGTGGCCGCGGCCAGGGAGAAATCATTAAGGCACCGATTCTCGCGTATCTGATTGAAACCGATAACGGACGAATCCTGTTCGATGTCGGCTGCGACTATCAAAAAATCAAGCAGCCGGATCTGCGTGCAAAATATTACGAACACGACGGCTTTCCTTTCGGCCCGCCAGACATGACCGAAGAACAGCGCTTGCCGAATAAACTGCAAATTCTCGGCTTGCAGCCGGAAGATATCGATATGGTATTTTGCAGTCATCTGCATTTCGACCATGCCGGTGGATTGTGCGAATTTTGCGGCGCGGAAGTCCATGTCCATCAGCGAGAGATGAAAGCCGCCAAAGAACCAGCCGACGACGCCTATTTCGCCAGCGATTTCGAGCTGCCGGTAAACTGGAAAATTCAAACCGGCGAATACGAACTGGTGCCCGGCGTCAATGCCATTGAAACCCCGGGCCATACGGCGGGCCACATGTCGATGATGATTGAAATGCCCAAAGGCCCGCCAATCATTCTCGCCGGTGACGCCGCCGATCTGACGGAAAATATTCGCGACGAAGTCGCTCCGGGGCTTTGCTGGCAGGACAACGAAGCGCTGGCAATCGACAGCATCCGTAAGCTGAAATCACTCAGTGAAAAAGAGAAGGCCGACCTTTGGCCGAATCACGACTGGCAGTTCTACCTGAAAACCAATCGTTTTCCTAACTACTTTGAATAA
- a CDS encoding fatty acid desaturase, with protein MPSTTKTFRHDDALLPTLLATGYALSGYLVGGYWMLIDGWYFNLPGVLWFAHSMVIAAYLIHEAAHQSVFRKKQANRWYGELLLWITGSSYSDFNDIVHKHNRHHSDRADIVSFDFRPILEKHPFFLKTLQILEWAYIPALEILMHTLVIILPFVKTNRRQRRLRVLSVLVVRLALFAWLASISIHFLWLYALAYLLFLTVMRFMDVHQHTYEVYETLDSPRGPEARLRDRDFEEHNTYSNLLSVKYPWINLLVLNFCYHNVHHHQQLQPWYRLPKLHKQMYGDDEQQVLTFRHLIKSFHKYRIPRILNGDPIDLPVKHDEGESFIGVDGVSFLTAH; from the coding sequence ATGCCTTCGACTACGAAAACATTCAGACACGATGATGCACTACTGCCGACTCTATTGGCGACAGGCTATGCGCTGAGCGGCTATCTGGTCGGCGGATACTGGATGTTGATTGACGGCTGGTACTTCAATCTACCGGGGGTCTTGTGGTTTGCCCATTCTATGGTTATTGCCGCCTACCTTATTCATGAGGCGGCCCATCAAAGCGTCTTCCGTAAAAAGCAGGCCAACCGCTGGTACGGCGAATTGCTTTTATGGATTACCGGCAGCAGCTATTCGGACTTTAACGACATCGTCCACAAACACAACCGCCACCATTCGGACCGGGCGGATATCGTCAGTTTCGACTTCCGACCGATTCTGGAAAAACACCCGTTTTTCCTCAAAACCCTGCAAATTCTGGAGTGGGCGTACATTCCCGCTTTGGAAATTCTCATGCACACACTGGTGATCATTTTACCTTTCGTTAAAACAAATCGCCGTCAACGACGTCTGCGCGTTCTGTCGGTCTTAGTCGTACGTCTTGCCCTTTTCGCTTGGCTGGCGTCGATTTCGATTCACTTTCTATGGCTTTATGCGCTGGCGTATCTGCTGTTTTTGACCGTTATGCGCTTTATGGACGTCCATCAGCACACCTACGAAGTTTACGAAACGCTCGACTCGCCGCGCGGCCCGGAAGCTCGCCTAAGAGACCGCGATTTTGAAGAACACAACACTTACTCGAATCTGCTTTCGGTGAAATACCCTTGGATCAATCTGCTGGTTCTGAACTTCTGCTACCACAACGTCCACCATCACCAACAGCTTCAACCCTGGTATCGACTGCCGAAACTGCATAAACAGATGTATGGCGATGATGAGCAGCAGGTTTTGACTTTCCGCCACCTAATCAAAAGCTTCCATAAATACCGGATACCGCGAATTCTCAACGGCGACCCGATCGACCTGCCCGTTAAACATGACGAAGGCGAGAGTTTCATCGGTGTCGACGGAGTCTCTTTTCTGACCGCACACTAA
- a CDS encoding ABC transporter substrate-binding protein, which produces MKLNVFKKAAKFAAVLSLSSLSWIANAAEPLKIGYSDWPGWVAWEVAIEKKMFEKEGVDVQFEWFDYVASMEAFAAGQLDAVGMTNGDALVTGSTGAPSVMIAINDYSNGNDMVVAQPGISSIKELKGKKIGVEVGFVGHLLLLTALEENGMSESDVTLVNVPTNETPQVLASGEVDAIVAWQPSSGQALNLVPGSSAVFTSADKPGIIYDGLSVNPASLASRGADWEKVLKVWYQAVDYINDPKTRNDALEIMSSRVGLTAAEYAPFLKGTKLLTLEEAKAAYKKGSGLDSIYGSSKISDDFNVNNKVYDAPQDVDAYFDGSLTNGL; this is translated from the coding sequence ATGAAACTAAATGTATTTAAGAAAGCGGCTAAATTTGCTGCGGTTTTGTCTTTAAGTAGCCTTTCCTGGATTGCCAATGCGGCCGAACCTTTGAAAATCGGTTACAGCGACTGGCCTGGCTGGGTAGCCTGGGAAGTTGCGATTGAAAAGAAAATGTTTGAAAAAGAAGGCGTTGACGTTCAATTCGAATGGTTCGACTACGTCGCATCAATGGAAGCTTTCGCAGCCGGTCAGCTGGATGCGGTCGGCATGACCAACGGTGACGCTCTTGTTACCGGCTCTACCGGTGCGCCAAGCGTGATGATTGCCATCAACGACTATTCAAACGGGAACGACATGGTTGTAGCGCAACCTGGCATCTCATCCATTAAAGAATTGAAAGGCAAAAAAATCGGTGTTGAAGTCGGTTTTGTCGGCCATCTTTTACTGCTAACCGCTCTTGAAGAAAACGGCATGAGCGAGTCTGACGTCACTCTGGTTAATGTACCGACCAACGAAACCCCTCAAGTTCTGGCTTCTGGCGAAGTTGACGCAATTGTTGCCTGGCAGCCAAGCTCCGGTCAAGCCCTGAACCTGGTTCCAGGATCATCAGCGGTGTTCACCTCAGCGGACAAACCGGGAATCATTTATGACGGTCTATCCGTCAACCCTGCCAGTCTGGCTTCCCGCGGTGCTGACTGGGAAAAAGTATTGAAAGTCTGGTATCAGGCAGTGGATTACATCAATGATCCTAAAACGCGTAACGACGCTTTGGAAATCATGTCATCCCGCGTTGGCCTGACTGCAGCAGAGTATGCACCTTTCTTGAAAGGTACCAAGCTATTGACTTTGGAAGAAGCAAAAGCGGCTTACAAAAAAGGTTCTGGTCTGGATTCGATCTACGGTTCTTCAAAAATTTCTGATGACTTTAACGTCAATAACAAAGTGTATGACGCGCCTCAGGATGTCGACGCTTACTTTGACGGCAGTCTAACCAACGGTTTGTAA